In the Bacteroidia bacterium genome, TGTCAGTGCGGTAGAGAATACATTTTCTGTGGCTATTATACCTTACACTTACCAAAATACAAATATACACGCACTTAAAGTAGGTCAGTATGTAAATCTTGAGTTTGATGTTATTGGTAAGTACGTTCAACGATATTTAGAAGCTATGAAGTTGAAATGAAGTTAGCATTTTGGTAAAATAACATGGAGTTTTGTATATGTATAGAACTTTACTTTTATATTTGCGAAAATTTAAGGACTTATGGCAGAAATCAGACCAGATGAAGTGTCGGCAATTCTTCGCAGCCAGCTTGCAGGCGTAAAAACAGATGCCGAACTTGAAGAAATAGGGGTAGTTCTGCAAGTAGGGGATGGGATTGCCCGAATATTCGGCTTAACACAAGTTCAAGCAGGTGAACTCATAGAGTTCTCTAACGGAGTAAAAGGTATGGCACTTAACCTTGAAGAGGATAATGTAGGTGCTGTGTTGTTTGGTACATCAGAAGGGATAAAAGAAGGAGACACTGTAAAGAGAACTAAAAAAATTGCTTCTATTCCTGTTGGAGAAGGACTTTTAGGAAGAGTAATTAACCCACTTGGGCAGCCGATTGATGGAAAAGGACCTATTTCAGGAGATTTGATAGACCTTCCTTTGGAAAGAAAAGCCCCTGGGGTAATTTACAGACAACCTGTTAAAGAACCTTTGCAAACAGGTATCAAAGCTATTGATGCTATGATACCTATCGGAAAAGGGCAAAGGGAGTTGATTATTGGCGATAGACAGACAGGCAAAACCGCCGTTGCAATTGACACAATTATCAACCAAAGTAGATTGAATGAAGGGGTAATTAGTATTTACGTAGCCACAGGACAAAAAGGAAGTACAGTAGCCCAAATTGTACGTGTTTTAGAAAAATATGACGCAATGAAAAACACGATTGTAGTAGTGGCTACGGCTTCAGATCCTGCACCTCTTCAATTTATCGCACCGTTTGCAGGGGCTACTATCGGCGAATATTTCCGAGATACAGGCAGACATGCCCTTGCTATTTATGATGACCTTTCTAAACAAGCTGTAGCTTACCGTGAAATTTCTTTGCTGCTTAGACGCCCCCCTGGTCGCGAAGCTTACCCAGGTGATGTATTTTATTTGCACAGCCGTTTGCTTGAACGTGCCGCTCGCATCAACGATAATACAGAAGTAGCTCGTAGAATGAACGACTTACCTGATGCGTTAAAACCCTTAGTAAAAGGTGGAGGTTCGCTAACTGCATTACCTATCATTGAAACCCAAGCAGGAGATGTATCTGCATATATCCCTACTAACGTAATTTCTATCACAGATGGACAAATATTTTTAGAGAGTGGCTTATTTAACTCGGGTGTTCGTCCTGCTATTAACGTAGGTATTTCCGTATCTCGCGTGGGCGGAAACGCCCAAATTAAGTCAATGAAAAAAGTAGCAGGTACGCTCAAATTAGATTTGGCACAATATCGTGAGTTAGAAGCTTTTGCAAAGTTTGGTTCAGACTTAGATGCTACCACTCGTATGCGATTAGAGAGAGGAAAACGAGCTGTAGAATTGC is a window encoding:
- the atpA gene encoding F0F1 ATP synthase subunit alpha, which gives rise to MAEIRPDEVSAILRSQLAGVKTDAELEEIGVVLQVGDGIARIFGLTQVQAGELIEFSNGVKGMALNLEEDNVGAVLFGTSEGIKEGDTVKRTKKIASIPVGEGLLGRVINPLGQPIDGKGPISGDLIDLPLERKAPGVIYRQPVKEPLQTGIKAIDAMIPIGKGQRELIIGDRQTGKTAVAIDTIINQSRLNEGVISIYVATGQKGSTVAQIVRVLEKYDAMKNTIVVVATASDPAPLQFIAPFAGATIGEYFRDTGRHALAIYDDLSKQAVAYREISLLLRRPPGREAYPGDVFYLHSRLLERAARINDNTEVARRMNDLPDALKPLVKGGGSLTALPIIETQAGDVSAYIPTNVISITDGQIFLESGLFNSGVRPAINVGISVSRVGGNAQIKSMKKVAGTLKLDLAQYRELEAFAKFGSDLDATTRMRLERGKRAVELLKQPQYNPIPVEEQIAAIYVVTKGLLDSIPAERVREFETQFIFRLRSQHNDVLESLKKGKIEEAEMSVLESVAKEVVNSLK